In Campylobacter sp. 2014D-0216, the following proteins share a genomic window:
- the recA gene encoding recombinase RecA → MDDNKRKSLDAALKSLDKTFGKGTILRLGDKEVEKIDSIPTGSVGLDLALGIGGVPKGRIIEIYGPESSGKTTLTLHIIAECQKKGGVCAFIDAEHALDVRYAKNLGVDTENLYISQPDFGEQALEIVETIARSGAIDLIVVDSVAALTPKAEIEGDMGDQHVGLQARLMSQALRKLTGIVHKMNTTVIFINQIRMKIGMMGYGTPETTTGGNALKFYASVRLDVRKTATLKQNDEPIGNRVKVKVAKNKVAPPFKQAEFDVMFGEGVSREGELIDYGVKLDIIDKSGAWFSYKASKLGQGRENAKAFLKENPAIADEITQAIQNSIGIDSMILGAKEDEEGEE, encoded by the coding sequence ATGGATGATAATAAAAGAAAATCACTTGATGCAGCCTTAAAAAGTCTTGATAAAACCTTTGGAAAAGGTACTATCTTAAGACTTGGCGATAAAGAAGTTGAAAAAATTGATTCTATTCCTACAGGTTCAGTTGGGCTAGATTTAGCTCTAGGTATAGGCGGAGTACCAAAAGGAAGAATTATAGAAATTTATGGGCCTGAAAGTTCAGGCAAAACAACACTTACTTTGCACATCATAGCAGAATGCCAAAAAAAAGGCGGAGTTTGTGCATTTATCGATGCTGAACACGCGCTAGATGTAAGATATGCAAAAAATTTAGGTGTTGATACAGAAAATCTTTACATCTCTCAGCCAGATTTTGGAGAACAAGCTTTAGAAATCGTTGAAACCATAGCAAGAAGTGGAGCTATTGATCTAATAGTGGTAGATAGCGTTGCTGCACTAACTCCAAAAGCAGAAATCGAAGGCGATATGGGAGATCAACACGTAGGACTTCAAGCAAGATTAATGAGTCAAGCTTTAAGAAAACTCACTGGTATTGTACACAAAATGAACACCACTGTAATTTTCATCAACCAAATTCGTATGAAAATAGGTATGATGGGTTATGGTACACCTGAAACAACCACCGGTGGAAATGCATTAAAATTTTATGCTTCGGTGCGTTTAGATGTAAGAAAAACAGCTACCTTAAAACAAAATGATGAGCCTATTGGAAACCGTGTTAAAGTAAAAGTAGCTAAAAACAAAGTCGCCCCACCTTTTAAACAAGCTGAATTTGATGTGATGTTTGGCGAGGGCGTAAGTCGTGAAGGCGAGTTAATAGACTATGGTGTAAAACTTGACATCATTGATAAAAGTGGTGCATGGTTTTCTTACAAAGCTTCTAAACTTGGTCAAGGTAGAGAAAATGCCAAAGCCTTTTTAAAAGAAAACCCAGCTATTGCAGATGAAATCACACAAGCTATACAAAATTCCATCGGTATAGATAGTATGATTTTAGGTGCAAAAGAAGATGAGGAAGGAGAAGAGTAA
- a CDS encoding menaquinone biosynthesis family protein, which yields MNKKISVAHSPDADDIFMYMAIKFGWVGNAYEYENTALDIQTLNELALQNIYDVSAISFALYPLIASEYALLKTAVSFGEGYGPKLIKKKDKRLKPNFKVALSGAHTTNALIFRIKYPQARIIYKNFLEIEKAVLEGEVDAGVLIHESILEFDSSLCVEAELWDIWQELAKDDLPLPLGGMALRRSLPINDAIAVEKDLIKAVEVADHNRKILASMLLERDLIRVDAQKLDVYLNLYANKNSINMNDKQYNAIDKLFELGFNHGFYEKMIKSKDYLIPSEYEEFRNS from the coding sequence ATGAATAAAAAAATTAGCGTAGCACACTCTCCTGATGCTGATGATATTTTTATGTATATGGCGATTAAATTTGGCTGGGTGGGAAATGCCTATGAGTATGAAAATACAGCCTTAGATATACAAACTTTAAATGAGTTAGCATTGCAAAATATATACGATGTTAGTGCAATATCTTTTGCGCTTTATCCTTTGATAGCTAGTGAATATGCTTTATTGAAAACTGCTGTAAGTTTTGGCGAAGGTTATGGACCAAAACTCATTAAGAAAAAAGATAAAAGATTAAAGCCAAATTTTAAGGTTGCTTTAAGTGGTGCACACACTACTAATGCTTTGATTTTTCGTATAAAATATCCACAAGCTAGGATAATCTATAAGAATTTTTTAGAAATTGAAAAAGCAGTTTTAGAAGGTGAGGTAGATGCTGGAGTGCTGATACATGAAAGTATTTTAGAGTTTGATTCTAGCTTATGTGTAGAGGCTGAACTTTGGGATATTTGGCAAGAGCTAGCTAAAGATGATTTGCCTTTGCCTTTGGGTGGAATGGCACTTAGAAGATCTTTGCCGATAAATGATGCTATAGCGGTTGAAAAAGATTTAATCAAAGCAGTAGAAGTAGCTGATCATAATAGAAAAATCTTAGCTTCTATGCTTTTAGAGCGTGATTTAATACGCGTAGATGCGCAAAAACTTGATGTATATTTAAACCTATATGCAAATAAAAACTCTATTAACATGAATGATAAGCAGTATAATGCTATAGATAAACTTTTTGAGCTTGGATTTAATCATGGATTTTATGAGAAAATGATAAAGAGCAAAGATTATCTTATACCTAGCGAATATGAAGAATTTAGAAATTCTTGA
- the fliQ gene encoding flagellar biosynthesis protein FliQ: MESALVALGVQTFKITLMLSLPMLLAGLIAGLIISIFQAVTQINEATLSFVPKILLVVVVIVFLMPWMISSMIDFTTNILNQIPSFIR, translated from the coding sequence ATGGAAAGTGCTTTGGTGGCTTTGGGTGTTCAAACTTTTAAAATTACTCTCATGCTTTCTTTACCTATGCTTTTAGCGGGTCTTATCGCAGGTCTTATTATAAGTATTTTTCAAGCTGTAACACAAATTAATGAAGCTACGCTTTCTTTTGTGCCAAAAATTTTACTTGTTGTTGTAGTGATAGTATTTTTGATGCCTTGGATGATAAGTTCTATGATTGATTTTACAACAAATATTTTAAATCAAATTCCAAGTTTTATTCGATGA
- a CDS encoding UDP-N-acetylmuramate dehydrogenase, with translation MIIDFAKYSSVRIGESFEVQVLEELCEFDGFLIGGANNLLVSPRPKKLGILGKSFDYITILEQNEKGMSVEIGSSVKSFKMYQFAKENNLKGFEFLRNIPGTLGGILKMNAGLKDEDISKNLMSVRTFNQEILKQDIAFAYRFNPIKEVMFSAKFFLKYGFDINKDELLKNARKNQPKGASFGSIFKNPKNDHAGRLIEAVGLKGFSKNDAMFSNEHANFLINKKHASFDDAMFLIELAKKRVSEEFGIFLEEEVVII, from the coding sequence ATGATTATTGACTTTGCTAAGTATTCTTCTGTGCGTATAGGCGAGAGCTTTGAAGTGCAAGTGCTTGAAGAGCTTTGTGAGTTTGATGGTTTTTTGATAGGTGGGGCTAATAATTTACTTGTTTCGCCAAGACCTAAAAAACTTGGAATTTTAGGGAAAAGTTTTGATTATATTACAATTTTAGAGCAAAATGAAAAAGGTATGTCTGTAGAGATAGGTTCTAGTGTGAAATCTTTTAAGATGTATCAATTTGCTAAAGAAAATAATCTAAAAGGCTTTGAATTTTTAAGAAATATCCCAGGTACTTTGGGTGGAATTTTAAAAATGAATGCGGGTTTAAAAGATGAGGACATTAGTAAAAACTTAATGAGCGTTCGTACTTTTAATCAAGAAATTTTAAAACAAGATATTGCTTTTGCTTATAGATTTAACCCTATTAAAGAAGTGATGTTTAGTGCAAAGTTTTTTTTAAAATATGGATTTGATATAAACAAAGATGAGCTTTTAAAGAATGCAAGAAAAAACCAACCCAAAGGTGCTAGCTTTGGGTCTATTTTTAAAAATCCCAAAAACGATCATGCAGGGAGATTGATAGAAGCAGTTGGTCTTAAAGGTTTTAGTAAAAATGATGCGATGTTTAGCAATGAACATGCAAATTTTTTGATCAATAAAAAACATGCTAGCTTTGATGATGCGATGTTTTTAATAGAGCTAGCTAAAAAAAGAGTATCGGAAGAATTTGGTATTTTTTTAGAAGAAGAAGTGGTGATTATATAG
- a CDS encoding 3'(2'),5'-bisphosphate nucleotidase CysQ: MKNLDTLLELALRAGKEASKVLLEYKDKNTLWLKEDESPVGLADIKSNEAISEILASSDIAICSEENILSYEERKKLEYFWLIDPLDGTKSYAKKDKEYCVLIALIHKNTPVLSLIGDVENNAFYYAHTHTKVYKNDTILSHELKQYEKVKNIALYSKNHDNNEDFFIQNQLEGIKVSSALKFVYLLEAKAGIYPRFGGPKAWDIAAGDFLVKQNGGILYDFDKKALDYNRPDFKLPSFIAFAKTDFKLQGF; encoded by the coding sequence ATGAAAAATTTAGACACACTTTTAGAATTAGCCCTAAGGGCAGGTAAAGAAGCTTCTAAGGTATTACTTGAATACAAAGACAAAAATACCTTATGGCTTAAAGAAGATGAATCTCCAGTTGGCTTAGCTGATATCAAGTCCAATGAGGCTATTAGTGAAATTTTAGCATCAAGTGATATAGCCATATGCTCTGAAGAAAATATACTCTCTTATGAAGAAAGAAAAAAATTAGAGTATTTTTGGCTAATAGATCCACTCGATGGCACTAAATCTTATGCTAAAAAAGACAAGGAATACTGTGTTTTAATCGCATTGATCCATAAAAATACTCCCGTGCTTTCACTCATAGGCGATGTGGAGAATAATGCATTCTATTATGCGCACACTCACACAAAAGTTTACAAAAATGACACTATTTTATCTCATGAATTAAAGCAATATGAAAAAGTTAAAAACATCGCTTTATACTCTAAAAATCATGACAATAACGAAGACTTTTTCATACAAAACCAACTTGAAGGTATTAAGGTTTCTTCTGCTTTAAAATTTGTGTATTTGCTTGAGGCAAAAGCAGGAATTTACCCACGTTTTGGTGGTCCAAAAGCTTGGGATATCGCCGCGGGAGATTTTTTAGTCAAACAAAATGGTGGTATTTTATATGATTTTGATAAAAAAGCTTTGGACTATAACCGTCCTGACTTTAAACTTCCAAGTTTTATAGCTTTTGCCAAAACTGATTTTAAATTACAAGGTTTTTAA
- a CDS encoding cation:proton antiporter, giving the protein MLAGVIDAQAATDLKILLVVAGCLLTSPYIAKFLKLPLSATEIMLGSFIGFLGFIGESENFKLLANAGFYYLMFIAGMEINLKTFLNTERSLLNKAFIYIILLYAFSVLAVESVDISYIFVIIIPVMSVGLLSTLYRDFGKNCEWLNVSMVVATLAEVVSIVLLTIAAAFLGKGADLFSLTQNLLYLVGFLALCIFGFKFLEVLFWWYPQLKTILMPWQDQNEKDIRFCMAIFIAIVAIMIYFKLEVALGAFIAGSFIATFFDHKKDLEHKLSSFGYGFLIPIFFIYIGSSFKLQMLLNTQVLIIAFSLTLFMIALRMLCAMVFFKNLGLKHTFLFGLSHSMPLTLLIAIATLSYQTNIITQDIYSGLVLTALLEAILAISLIKFINNLSRK; this is encoded by the coding sequence TTGCTAGCGGGTGTCATTGATGCTCAAGCTGCTACGGATTTAAAAATTTTATTAGTCGTAGCAGGGTGCTTGCTAACCTCACCTTATATTGCTAAATTTTTAAAACTCCCACTTTCAGCCACTGAAATTATGCTTGGCTCTTTTATAGGGTTTTTAGGTTTTATTGGCGAGAGTGAAAATTTTAAGCTTTTAGCCAATGCAGGGTTTTATTACCTTATGTTTATAGCAGGTATGGAGATTAACCTCAAAACCTTTTTAAACACTGAAAGAAGCTTGCTTAATAAAGCTTTTATATACATTATACTTTTATATGCTTTTAGTGTTTTAGCGGTTGAAAGCGTGGATATTTCTTATATTTTTGTCATTATCATACCTGTAATGAGCGTGGGGTTACTCTCAACGCTTTATAGGGATTTTGGAAAAAATTGTGAGTGGCTTAATGTATCTATGGTGGTAGCTACTTTGGCTGAAGTTGTGAGCATAGTTTTACTTACCATAGCAGCTGCGTTTTTAGGAAAAGGAGCTGATCTTTTCTCGCTTACTCAAAATTTATTGTACTTGGTAGGTTTTTTGGCTCTTTGTATTTTTGGCTTTAAATTTCTAGAAGTGTTGTTTTGGTGGTATCCACAACTTAAAACCATACTCATGCCTTGGCAAGATCAAAACGAAAAGGATATAAGATTTTGCATGGCTATTTTTATAGCCATAGTTGCAATCATGATTTATTTTAAACTTGAAGTTGCACTGGGAGCTTTTATCGCAGGTTCATTTATAGCTACTTTTTTTGATCACAAAAAAGATCTAGAGCACAAGCTTTCTAGTTTTGGCTATGGCTTTTTAATCCCTATATTTTTCATTTATATAGGATCAAGCTTTAAACTTCAAATGCTTTTAAATACGCAAGTTTTAATTATCGCTTTTTCTCTTACACTTTTTATGATAGCCTTAAGAATGCTTTGCGCTATGGTTTTTTTCAAAAATTTAGGTTTAAAACATACTTTTTTATTTGGCTTAAGCCACTCAATGCCATTAACCTTGCTTATTGCTATAGCCACTCTTTCTTATCAAACCAATATCATCACACAAGATATATACTCAGGATTAGTGCTTACTGCCTTGCTTGAAGCGATTTTAGCTATTAGCTTGATTAAATTTATCAATAATCTTAGTAGAAAATAA
- a CDS encoding biotin synthase, which produces MQIMLCAISNIASGGCGEDCKYCTQSAHVKTNINKYKRKDIDQIVLEAKMAKKNEALGFCLVTAGAGLDDEKLEYVCKVAHAVQKEVEGLLLIACNGIANLDQLKELKKAGIFSYNHNLETSKEFFPNICSTHTWEQRFQTNLYAKEAGLMLCCGGIYGLGESEADRKSFRASLKELDPFSSPINFFIPNENLKLKQALLDPDEALNIIKDTKKDLPNAHIMVAGGREVVLKERQYEIFDAGASAIVVGDYLTTKGEEPSKDIQKLKQMGFSFASGCH; this is translated from the coding sequence ATGCAAATCATGCTTTGTGCTATATCTAATATAGCAAGTGGAGGGTGCGGAGAGGACTGCAAGTACTGCACCCAAAGCGCTCATGTAAAAACAAATATCAACAAATACAAAAGAAAAGATATAGATCAAATTGTTTTAGAAGCTAAAATGGCTAAAAAAAACGAGGCTTTAGGTTTTTGTTTGGTTACAGCTGGTGCTGGGCTTGATGATGAAAAACTTGAATATGTGTGTAAAGTAGCTCATGCAGTACAAAAAGAAGTAGAAGGGCTTTTGCTTATAGCTTGTAATGGTATAGCCAATTTAGATCAACTCAAAGAATTAAAAAAAGCAGGAATTTTTTCATACAACCATAATCTAGAAACCTCTAAAGAATTTTTCCCAAATATTTGCTCTACGCATACTTGGGAGCAAAGATTTCAAACCAATCTTTATGCTAAAGAAGCGGGCTTAATGCTTTGCTGTGGTGGAATTTATGGTCTTGGGGAAAGTGAAGCTGATAGAAAAAGTTTTCGAGCTAGTTTAAAAGAACTTGATCCTTTTTCTTCGCCTATTAATTTTTTTATACCAAATGAAAATTTAAAACTTAAACAAGCCTTGCTTGATCCTGATGAAGCATTAAACATCATCAAAGACACTAAAAAAGATCTACCTAATGCCCACATTATGGTAGCAGGTGGTAGAGAGGTAGTGTTAAAAGAAAGACAGTATGAAATTTTTGACGCAGGAGCTAGTGCCATAGTAGTAGGAGATTATCTTACAACCAAAGGCGAAGAACCAAGCAAAGATATACAAAAACTAAAACAAATGGGGTTTAGCTTTGCTAGCGGGTGTCATTGA
- the topA gene encoding type I DNA topoisomerase, which produces MKNLIIVESPAKAKTIGNFLGKDYEVIASKGHIRDLPKTSFGIKIEDENFKPEYRISNDHSSLVKELKEKAKKAKTIYLATDEDREGEAIAYHIAKAINKDESTLPRIVFHEITKSAIENALKNPRSLNINSVNAQQTRRLLDRIVGYKLSPLLNQKIQKGLSAGRVQSAALKIIVDREREIKAFVPLKYFSIDMVFEKDLQAELVEFQNQKIEKLSLTNEDRAKLIFNACKNANFKIKDIESKDRKIAPQAPFMTSTLQQSASNRLGFNPKKTMMIAQKLYEGVKTHQGIMGVITYMRTDSLNIAKEALEEVRKLIKSDFGKEYLPSKANIYTTKSKGAQEAHEAIRPTNLSFTPKLASEFLEKDEARLYTLIYNRFLASQMNPAISQTQNVYVKSNEASFKISGRKILFDGHYKIYGDMDKDKILPNLKLEDTLNIQNIELNSHFTEPPSRYSEAGLVKKLENLGIGRPSTYAPTISLLSAREYVRIDKKQIIPNEIAFVVTEVLEQNFSDIVDSDFTSKMEDTLDVIAEGKMDWQEVLREFYFPFMRKIDEGKKNIKSQKTVTKLDETCPDCGGELAIRKGRYGEFVACLNFPKCKYSRNLKQETQNEEKSEKKLNTIGVKCPSCQEGEIVERFSKRGKFYGCSAYPKCNYISKYKPSEEKCSECGETLIIKELKKGTFLECLKCKIKKEI; this is translated from the coding sequence ATGAAAAATTTAATCATAGTAGAATCACCTGCCAAAGCTAAAACCATAGGTAATTTTTTAGGTAAAGACTACGAAGTCATCGCCTCCAAAGGGCACATTAGAGATCTACCTAAAACTAGCTTTGGTATAAAAATAGAAGATGAAAACTTCAAACCCGAATATAGAATTTCCAATGACCATTCAAGCTTAGTAAAAGAACTCAAAGAAAAAGCTAAAAAAGCTAAAACCATCTACCTAGCAACCGATGAGGACCGCGAGGGAGAAGCCATAGCTTATCATATAGCCAAAGCTATTAATAAAGATGAAAGCACTTTGCCACGCATAGTTTTTCATGAAATCACCAAAAGTGCTATCGAAAACGCTTTAAAAAACCCAAGATCTTTAAACATAAACAGCGTCAACGCCCAGCAAACTAGACGCTTGCTTGATCGTATCGTAGGCTACAAACTTAGCCCCTTACTCAATCAAAAAATTCAAAAAGGCCTAAGCGCAGGACGTGTGCAAAGTGCGGCTTTAAAAATCATCGTCGATAGAGAAAGAGAGATTAAGGCTTTTGTTCCTTTAAAATACTTTAGTATCGATATGGTTTTTGAAAAAGACTTACAAGCAGAACTAGTTGAATTTCAAAACCAAAAAATAGAAAAGCTAAGTCTAACTAATGAAGATAGAGCAAAATTAATCTTTAATGCTTGTAAAAATGCAAATTTTAAAATCAAAGACATAGAAAGCAAAGATAGAAAAATAGCCCCACAAGCACCTTTTATGACCTCAACCTTACAGCAAAGCGCGAGCAATCGCCTAGGATTTAACCCTAAAAAAACCATGATGATCGCTCAAAAACTTTATGAGGGTGTTAAAACACATCAAGGTATCATGGGTGTGATCACCTACATGAGAACTGATAGCTTAAATATCGCAAAAGAAGCCTTAGAAGAAGTAAGAAAACTCATTAAAAGTGATTTTGGCAAAGAATACCTACCAAGCAAAGCAAATATCTATACCACCAAAAGCAAAGGTGCCCAAGAAGCCCACGAAGCCATAAGACCAACCAACCTTAGCTTTACCCCAAAGCTTGCAAGTGAGTTTTTAGAAAAAGATGAAGCAAGATTATATACTTTAATCTATAACCGTTTCTTAGCTTCGCAAATGAATCCCGCCATCTCTCAAACTCAAAATGTATATGTAAAATCAAACGAAGCAAGTTTTAAAATAAGTGGTAGAAAAATTTTATTTGATGGTCATTATAAAATTTATGGAGATATGGATAAAGACAAAATCTTACCTAATTTAAAACTAGAAGATACACTAAACATCCAAAACATAGAACTTAACTCGCATTTTACCGAACCACCTTCAAGATACTCTGAAGCTGGGCTTGTTAAAAAGCTAGAAAATCTTGGCATAGGGCGCCCTTCTACTTACGCTCCTACCATCTCTTTACTAAGTGCAAGAGAGTATGTGCGTATAGATAAAAAGCAAATCATTCCTAATGAAATAGCCTTTGTCGTAACAGAGGTTTTAGAGCAAAACTTTAGCGATATCGTAGATAGTGATTTTACTTCCAAAATGGAAGATACGCTTGATGTCATCGCAGAAGGCAAGATGGATTGGCAAGAAGTTTTACGAGAATTTTATTTTCCTTTTATGAGGAAAATTGATGAGGGCAAGAAAAACATCAAAAGCCAAAAAACTGTCACCAAGCTAGATGAAACTTGTCCTGATTGCGGTGGAGAACTCGCCATAAGAAAAGGAAGATATGGGGAATTTGTAGCTTGTTTAAATTTTCCAAAATGTAAATATTCAAGAAATTTAAAACAAGAAACACAAAATGAAGAAAAAAGCGAGAAAAAACTCAACACCATAGGCGTAAAATGTCCAAGCTGTCAAGAAGGCGAGATCGTAGAGCGTTTTTCTAAGCGCGGTAAATTTTATGGTTGTAGTGCTTACCCAAAATGTAATTATATAAGCAAATACAAACCAAGTGAAGAAAAATGTAGCGAATGCGGTGAAACTTTGATCATTAAAGAACTTAAAAAAGGCACATTTTTAGAGTGCTTAAAATGTAAAATCAAAAAGGAAATTTAA
- a CDS encoding motility associated factor glycosyltransferase family protein — protein sequence MFLQKNLQALEFTNKPLQEKIASLKEESFIDIFPSQTPVVPSKEDLLKPNIFFCGIGEGLFLKKLINKHIFIFDKCEFFANVLTKMDLSQELASGKIYLCDVEEKRLEEYLVLLFSQKDCFEYLGLFKLLPYSECYKQSPMFDFVCQICSDVIFRSVLNTDTSFAMESKMYKQFLSNIPCVLEDTPFQRFIYENKGKNKSVIVVCAGPSLNKQLELLKAYQNNFVIFALDATYKTLLKNEIYPDFVFSMDIQDKCKCFYENLPSEVKKPIFVLSGNINKALIVTLKDKEKKIFILQNLDYQQKFNLNDFGYLDIGINVAHFAYSFAMALGFTNVIMIGQDLAFDEKGNSHADASVFTFHDVEAAEHTVVKLEVLAYGKSGYVQTHISWDEFRKRLEVLFLSHPHVKFYNATEGGAFIDYTIEKPFGEVLELLKDSKKDYILPNALSFNRQKKILTKMLEILQKDHLELSTLYENAKKILNILEQHQTQVALHEELLNIITQFNLLLDESKLLQSFMYKPLFYHRGFFHVSLYQDTQEALKKYIDFLHLFLEFISLNLNSLQEAIEKYKNILKL from the coding sequence ATGTTTTTGCAAAAAAATTTACAAGCATTGGAATTTACCAACAAACCTTTACAAGAAAAAATCGCTTCTTTAAAAGAAGAAAGTTTTATCGATATATTTCCAAGTCAAACTCCGGTTGTGCCTTCTAAAGAGGATTTGCTTAAGCCTAACATATTTTTTTGTGGGATAGGCGAGGGCTTGTTTTTAAAAAAATTAATCAATAAGCATATTTTTATTTTTGATAAATGTGAGTTTTTTGCTAATGTTTTGACTAAGATGGACTTAAGTCAAGAGCTTGCAAGTGGTAAAATTTATCTTTGTGATGTGGAGGAAAAAAGACTAGAGGAATATCTTGTCTTGCTTTTTTCTCAAAAAGATTGCTTTGAGTATTTGGGTTTATTTAAACTTTTACCATATAGTGAGTGTTACAAGCAAAGTCCAATGTTTGACTTTGTTTGTCAAATTTGTAGTGATGTTATATTTAGGTCTGTGTTAAATACAGATACTAGTTTTGCTATGGAATCTAAAATGTACAAACAGTTTTTATCAAATATCCCTTGTGTGTTAGAAGATACTCCTTTTCAGCGCTTTATTTATGAAAATAAAGGAAAAAACAAAAGTGTCATTGTGGTATGTGCTGGACCTTCTTTAAATAAACAACTTGAGCTTTTAAAGGCATATCAAAATAACTTTGTAATTTTTGCTTTAGATGCTACTTATAAAACCTTGCTTAAGAATGAAATATACCCAGATTTTGTTTTCTCTATGGATATTCAAGATAAGTGTAAATGTTTTTATGAAAACTTGCCTAGTGAGGTTAAAAAGCCTATTTTTGTATTGAGTGGAAATATTAATAAAGCTTTGATTGTAACTTTAAAAGATAAGGAAAAAAAGATATTTATCTTGCAAAATTTAGATTATCAACAAAAATTCAATCTAAATGACTTTGGTTATTTAGATATAGGTATTAATGTAGCACATTTTGCATATAGTTTTGCTATGGCCTTGGGTTTTACTAATGTCATCATGATAGGTCAAGATTTAGCTTTTGATGAAAAGGGCAATTCTCATGCAGATGCGAGCGTATTTACTTTTCATGATGTAGAAGCAGCTGAGCATACAGTTGTAAAACTTGAAGTATTGGCCTATGGTAAATCAGGTTATGTGCAAACCCATATAAGCTGGGATGAGTTTCGAAAAAGACTCGAGGTATTATTTCTTTCTCATCCACATGTGAAATTTTATAATGCCACAGAAGGGGGGGCTTTTATCGATTATACTATAGAAAAGCCGTTTGGAGAGGTTTTGGAGTTATTAAAAGATAGTAAAAAAGATTATATTTTACCTAATGCTTTAAGTTTTAATAGACAAAAAAAAATACTTACAAAAATGCTAGAAATTTTACAAAAAGATCATTTAGAATTAAGTACTTTGTATGAAAATGCTAAGAAGATTTTAAATATTTTAGAGCAACATCAAACACAAGTTGCTCTTCATGAAGAGTTATTAAATATCATCACCCAATTTAATCTTTTGCTAGATGAGAGTAAGCTGCTACAAAGTTTCATGTATAAACCCTTGTTTTACCATAGAGGTTTTTTTCATGTTAGTTTATATCAAGATACGCAAGAGGCTTTGAAAAAATATATAGATTTTCTACATCTATTTTTAGAATTCATATCATTAAATCTTAATTCACTTCAAGAGGCTATAGAAAAATACAAAAATATTTTA